Proteins found in one Chlamydia sp. 04-14 genomic segment:
- a CDS encoding LifA/Efa1-related large cytotoxin: MSGGGGGSSSKKKKILAKLVRASSQSTKPTKTPERYSPTHIPNSTSFVQESSTSLEQSIGEASSALIKKETTTPVQKINKDQHSLSRRKRGLEDGAEGSATQKYDLTPENIADRLQLTPDQIKICQTPLNNLKKAIGRYNDLQTKNSRKGQDLLVKQSTFLETIQKRAKISKKPIAEQVMNTIKTEFLSHRVSVDKHLHGIWIAGAPPDDTGTYIKVFLQTYTDFDFYFWVDETAYGAAKFSSTLKKIAFDASINDLRTETREDVKNFVKYFDELKKKYDSTQDDDLKQKYYDDLSRIYEDYNNLNDYVKDHFNALFLRNIIVSQDGFFNFCMLKGVDKITDDIRIEYLEKTIKLPKEEIEQYKKTIGTNKKKIEDIVKKVNEDLGSERVKIKDVKELVRMKDRTHLYNYETEMLLRWNYAAASDQIRMFMLEEHGGIYTDLDIMPTYSQEVTNAIFEKGGNRFFENLQVRRVLSDAALKIANGETTVTLEQITKEIDTSELTDDDKKKVTELIGQFQEIHKSGDGGQGKPKKSLFQRMAPDIVRDTMPILRRYHKWATGWHVRGLNGLMMSHKGSALVDGVIRGQWQAYAELRHLRENVLSGDFFNTLEDLTHLDRDEMVGGHLVKDYLGKSLFYDFRQDSIIPGAVSTLGITGPGLIRNEMIKYFKGLGPMGKAFLTKDGNKLGDDAYLGSYKQITTPEGETTYDWTNPLSIGSNDVTPGDESTWCNIKRPCAGELLFSDPSKLRVETPKGVERTKVDQAEFTKLWLQKSKDNLPGGLLERFNHLITERNIDIVRMSELDREIYAFKMEIKDDVIAQASMFSLQLQLAQLIRDVKLPVSNQVNYFPNPHQHFEEDLEKAIKLYLNSNSQTGITIWHSSSSDLSMFLKDMLSVAERQLEIGNLIDSISPSPFSITEMELLTKYSELSSKESLDFLTPEETDKFLEITSKIAEDRNLQAKVNEIEEHVSSGQLFKKLENLIDRWLTLSDDDRKKAILDKMKEMARGSGLDKQEQESTEKWYEKLYDETLQKRVTDPKKKLEDIVKKFEASERVVLQDLDHFLSDEHLFSRMHRDGYSFSDLIDLYRFMVANSGVSGIFSSESVFPSPSKHLVQMMQTTLDADYENMHDNLDKVYDYLALNPDSQEAKAALEQVPEALREKLKSSHIPDLLTPPVDAYVSALGMQYGMDNGVESNRIMTSTIPGIFNPTGYTMANYFDSLYELHLSIHDGSLNLESAKKFLEDKGVYCFIDNDRIQELVKLAKDKKYLSLTEIHQTLSKTENFAQASGHLLSSILPGASDIFQREANFGRPLATAMQNPTAINPYDYRGVGASKDLFSTPPDVPTIQNAVERAKYSLFSWPDFSREMIPKWEGLAHAFGSEIAHIHPQTFLYQLEGRCMGLSMLYMSAENFIDYTFITRNLLTVGALFQIKERDHLRLSDADNTFLEKSQAYIDWLQYHGNADLKTGGILTEHTWDINKLVQTFGRQTSMPSLLVTTPSHSMVVQVIGKAYRVTDPNFGHCDFPTLRQALLFLESSVQLTTEVRDRYGISPEKSVASQLKLYTTDSTKAKNTWFSSTDLGFSALEHMTTLDLMILRLGDVHIGRRRISWADLYRIGGTIDHKRIDEKTSEADLDKLKLDGDILHDFLSRHVLDPDLASTILYILDHYGIEDGTKEVSRKLIVATPRDLTALISGIKSKAQQVSSMLRNIMEDIGKAIKGTSAGDKDKISVTNVDVNGDEISFDFKDGGSTKKIKIPSHGLVKLFKDLGKMLNDLAGTGVMDMELGMSAVSIIQYARMVQAGKGSEAQALFDLFLDGKEMAEMTLGTVIQGVGKKFITDQGIDGFRLESLISKKLIKASTKVGGTLGKAFFRLGQMLELPILEAVAGVWSLYTSIEDLQHASSHSDTMAARVQIAFDTITLALTISAVAAPAAMLAAGPIAAIGMGAASIARNIALTEERHNAWNEYKHFLEEGSEHIVNAFPERGLLDFSGNHVLGNIVLDLRKNPPTLTGDRSYNANRWIGHKPGWSDSQVREKLSYAFSITPYYALARGHANSFWPSEVPKIPAGIYNTIILGYGITYQGTTEVVYLSNRIVWKEAVLDPTSRYYVPPLTAKKEESTVITGDTQTTVIPVRLLDSDSPERIAYASQYKDYKITIKGGKGGITVQIGGAGYYNITGAPGVENVISFRGIPPPLGVKFNLAQLEQPVPLTRPNGTSTDILKIRQKGISTVIGSSGGQDTLTGNRDTKFYVSPGGGIIYSGAGKNWYYIPKLDNNLTIVLTSNSTDHDLTLGMSSFELHSGGNNLNLLGLNGDNSTGIYIENANKSSSYEHWIGHFKVKFSDGITVEAIEKPLPGNSTNTTTLGFTKCDQSTWALKHPEEPGFVDNIVRWMKKYLWWFAPEVSIVQQHSRVSYYDNKKLFVYKPDKHTELDIRAQDEFGAVVEGAVGASYLLSSPPNIKTKSTEIVLAEDGDAPQLIDLGLLVPSLIKAKMTSKTSIDLEVSSPRYTVPMVLSWDPGDPPWKTVIEVNSYVRPTLGEWHRKIQQHPEQTHVLYHSSVLVPERLEGILSLNNTVTLMLSEVNKTKEHILGIENKGGINLKIWGTLHAGHIEGAMMNQIWTRFRNFASLKVFDITVPAYSIKYLDFQGSDKSSGNILFNSILESKYLKADIKPKTKFSHNTWRWYDEVQIFSTSLELEDFYRYRIHSETQELSRYLMYSQKLVSIQNRDFILKFFFVREGKGVGAIRFVFKNFFNGYLDGISERTLEKEAKPLMASNPYQFIDPGYRDHLELTLGKETFNLATMVREYCSYSYILPLGEDEQRRLTIPRQYWSLNLSVLTYTIDANKIKNGPEKTLLFFSDAMKEYRLPLATILKSSYYLDPVSGDLYITRIISSWKNEAFVLTLKEFKQNWDIFKDIVILAPHTELTTSTATALTFVGPELRHLEINFPMMFGDKRFEERIVSRASTIFPTNDQIIHYDPRVDKQFYALSDYMLWNLRDRTKGSSKRAKAYDNYLLASAMHLSSKEPKWKIPDSMLEYAIGYYRVQVPQWVRSHMRTYTLVKMPKGSIKISLITTQNDLFDRKPGGGFNIYFSLLGLNKHVKAQSDKPGDMLLDLDKDVILKVQKIDESEYSRKRIYVVAEIATEEERRLRPNSQVIVFPGGERFRYKRNVSDNKEEENDEEQEEEEDDDEENEDQEDDFN; this comes from the coding sequence ATATCGGGGGGGGGGGGGGGTAGTTCCTCGAAAAAGAAAAAGATTCTGGCTAAGCTTGTTAGAGCTTCGTCTCAATCTACGAAACCTACAAAGACTCCTGAGAGATATTCTCCTACGCATATTCCTAATTCCACTTCCTTTGTTCAGGAAAGTTCTACATCTTTAGAGCAATCTATCGGAGAAGCTAGTAGCGCCCTCATAAAAAAAGAAACAACAACTCCCGTTCAGAAGATAAACAAGGATCAGCACTCTCTTTCCAGAAGGAAACGTGGTTTAGAAGATGGTGCGGAAGGATCGGCTACTCAGAAATACGATCTTACACCTGAGAATATCGCGGATCGATTACAGCTGACTCCTGACCAAATAAAAATATGCCAAACACCACTCAACAACCTAAAGAAAGCTATAGGCCGCTATAATGATTTACAAACGAAAAACTCAAGAAAAGGTCAGGACCTCTTAGTTAAACAATCTACTTTTCTAGAAACAATTCAAAAAAGAGCAAAAATATCTAAAAAACCGATTGCAGAACAGGTGATGAATACTATTAAAACGGAGTTTTTATCTCACCGTGTTTCTGTAGATAAGCATTTACATGGTATCTGGATTGCTGGTGCTCCACCGGATGATACCGGGACTTATATCAAGGTATTTCTACAGACCTATACCGACTTCGATTTCTATTTCTGGGTAGATGAAACTGCCTACGGTGCTGCGAAATTTTCATCTACTTTGAAGAAAATAGCTTTTGATGCGTCTATCAACGATTTAAGGACAGAAACAAGAGAGGATGTAAAAAATTTTGTTAAATATTTCGACGAGTTAAAAAAGAAGTACGATTCCACCCAGGATGATGATCTAAAACAAAAATATTATGATGACTTATCCAGAATCTATGAAGATTATAATAATTTAAATGATTACGTTAAGGATCATTTCAACGCGTTATTTTTAAGAAATATAATTGTTTCTCAAGACGGGTTCTTCAATTTTTGTATGCTTAAAGGCGTCGATAAAATTACTGACGATATACGCATAGAGTATCTTGAGAAAACCATTAAACTCCCTAAAGAGGAGATTGAACAGTATAAGAAGACTATAGGGACTAATAAAAAGAAAATCGAAGATATCGTTAAAAAAGTTAACGAAGATTTGGGATCGGAAAGAGTTAAAATTAAAGACGTAAAAGAACTAGTTAGAATGAAAGACAGAACCCATCTCTATAATTACGAGACGGAGATGTTATTACGGTGGAATTATGCTGCCGCATCAGATCAGATCAGAATGTTCATGCTTGAAGAACACGGAGGGATTTATACCGATCTAGACATAATGCCTACATATTCTCAGGAAGTTACTAATGCTATTTTTGAGAAGGGTGGGAATAGATTCTTTGAAAACTTACAAGTTAGGCGTGTTCTCTCCGATGCAGCATTAAAAATAGCAAACGGCGAAACTACAGTTACTTTAGAACAAATCACCAAGGAAATCGATACATCCGAACTTACAGATGACGATAAGAAAAAAGTCACTGAGTTAATCGGTCAATTTCAAGAGATACATAAAAGCGGGGATGGTGGTCAAGGCAAACCTAAGAAAAGTCTCTTTCAAAGAATGGCTCCTGATATAGTCCGAGACACGATGCCTATTTTACGAAGATACCATAAATGGGCCACAGGATGGCATGTTCGTGGACTGAATGGTTTGATGATGTCACATAAAGGCAGCGCCTTAGTTGATGGTGTTATTAGGGGCCAGTGGCAAGCCTATGCCGAATTAAGACATTTAAGAGAAAACGTTCTTAGCGGGGATTTTTTTAACACTCTAGAGGATTTGACACATTTAGACCGTGATGAAATGGTAGGAGGCCATTTAGTTAAAGATTATCTTGGGAAGAGTCTGTTCTACGACTTTAGACAAGATTCAATTATTCCTGGAGCCGTAAGTACATTAGGAATTACAGGTCCTGGTTTAATCAGAAATGAAATGATCAAGTACTTTAAAGGGCTTGGTCCTATGGGGAAAGCATTTCTGACTAAAGATGGAAACAAATTAGGGGATGATGCCTATTTAGGTTCTTATAAACAGATTACAACTCCAGAAGGAGAGACTACGTATGATTGGACAAACCCTCTATCCATAGGATCTAATGATGTAACCCCCGGCGATGAGAGTACCTGGTGTAATATTAAACGGCCATGTGCGGGTGAGTTACTTTTTTCTGATCCTTCAAAATTGCGTGTAGAAACTCCTAAAGGAGTGGAACGCACTAAAGTTGATCAAGCTGAATTCACTAAATTATGGTTGCAAAAATCAAAAGACAATCTACCTGGAGGGTTATTAGAAAGATTTAATCACCTCATTACTGAACGCAACATAGATATTGTAAGAATGTCTGAATTGGATCGTGAGATCTATGCCTTCAAGATGGAAATAAAAGATGATGTTATAGCACAAGCATCTATGTTTTCTTTACAGCTACAACTTGCGCAGCTGATTCGTGATGTTAAACTTCCAGTTTCCAATCAAGTTAACTATTTCCCAAATCCACATCAACATTTTGAAGAAGATCTAGAAAAAGCCATTAAATTATATCTAAATAGCAATTCGCAGACAGGAATTACTATATGGCATAGCTCATCAAGTGATCTATCGATGTTTTTAAAAGATATGCTGTCCGTAGCTGAAAGACAATTAGAGATAGGCAATCTCATTGATTCTATAAGCCCATCACCCTTTTCTATAACAGAGATGGAGCTTTTAACAAAATATTCCGAACTTAGTTCTAAGGAGAGCTTAGATTTTCTTACGCCTGAAGAAACTGATAAATTCCTAGAAATCACAAGTAAAATAGCAGAGGATCGCAATCTTCAAGCAAAGGTCAATGAAATTGAAGAGCATGTCTCATCAGGACAGTTATTTAAAAAGTTAGAAAATCTAATAGATCGTTGGTTGACACTATCAGATGACGATAGAAAAAAAGCAATCCTTGATAAAATGAAAGAAATGGCTCGAGGTAGTGGTCTGGATAAGCAAGAGCAAGAGAGTACAGAAAAATGGTATGAGAAACTCTATGATGAGACACTACAAAAACGTGTCACTGATCCAAAGAAAAAATTAGAAGATATTGTTAAGAAATTTGAGGCAAGTGAACGTGTAGTTTTACAGGATTTGGATCATTTTCTATCCGATGAACATTTATTTTCACGCATGCATAGAGACGGTTATTCTTTTAGTGATTTAATTGATCTTTATAGATTCATGGTTGCTAATTCAGGTGTTTCCGGAATCTTTTCTTCAGAAAGTGTTTTCCCTTCTCCTTCCAAGCACCTAGTACAGATGATGCAAACAACACTAGATGCTGATTATGAGAATATGCATGACAATCTCGACAAAGTATATGATTACCTAGCTCTCAATCCAGATAGCCAAGAAGCAAAAGCAGCTTTAGAACAGGTACCAGAAGCATTAAGGGAAAAATTAAAATCATCTCATATCCCTGATCTACTAACTCCTCCTGTAGATGCGTACGTCTCTGCTTTAGGAATGCAGTATGGTATGGACAATGGTGTGGAATCCAATCGTATTATGACGAGTACCATACCAGGTATATTCAATCCAACAGGCTATACCATGGCAAACTATTTCGATAGTCTTTATGAACTACATCTAAGCATTCATGATGGTTCCTTGAATTTAGAGTCAGCAAAAAAATTTCTTGAAGATAAAGGTGTCTATTGTTTTATTGACAACGATCGTATTCAAGAGCTCGTCAAGCTTGCAAAGGATAAGAAATATCTCTCCTTAACTGAAATTCATCAAACTCTTTCTAAGACAGAAAATTTTGCACAAGCATCAGGCCATCTACTATCCAGCATTTTACCTGGAGCTAGTGATATCTTTCAAAGAGAGGCAAATTTCGGTCGTCCCTTAGCAACTGCAATGCAAAATCCAACCGCGATTAATCCGTATGATTATCGCGGAGTAGGGGCTAGTAAAGATCTTTTCTCCACTCCTCCTGATGTACCGACGATACAAAATGCCGTAGAGCGAGCAAAATATTCTTTATTTTCTTGGCCAGATTTCTCTAGAGAGATGATCCCTAAATGGGAGGGTTTAGCACACGCATTCGGTTCTGAGATTGCTCACATACACCCACAAACGTTTCTATATCAATTAGAAGGGCGTTGTATGGGTCTCTCTATGCTCTATATGTCAGCTGAAAATTTCATTGACTATACTTTCATCACAAGAAATCTTCTGACAGTGGGTGCTCTATTTCAAATAAAAGAGCGTGATCATCTACGACTATCAGATGCAGATAATACGTTTTTAGAGAAGAGTCAAGCCTACATTGATTGGTTGCAATATCATGGAAATGCAGATCTGAAGACAGGAGGAATACTAACTGAACATACGTGGGACATTAATAAGTTAGTTCAGACATTTGGTAGACAAACAAGTATGCCAAGTCTATTAGTAACTACTCCCAGCCATTCCATGGTTGTTCAAGTAATAGGTAAAGCTTACAGAGTCACAGATCCCAACTTTGGACATTGTGATTTTCCAACATTACGACAGGCTCTATTGTTCTTAGAATCTTCAGTACAACTAACTACAGAAGTAAGAGATCGCTATGGGATATCTCCTGAAAAAAGTGTAGCATCTCAGCTGAAACTCTACACTACAGATTCAACAAAAGCAAAAAACACCTGGTTTTCTTCTACTGATCTAGGATTTTCAGCTCTTGAGCATATGACAACTCTTGATCTTATGATACTAAGGCTGGGAGATGTCCATATAGGCCGCAGAAGAATATCCTGGGCGGACCTATATAGAATAGGGGGGACTATTGATCATAAAAGGATCGATGAAAAGACCTCTGAAGCAGATCTCGATAAATTAAAATTAGATGGGGATATTTTACATGATTTTCTTTCTAGGCATGTCTTAGATCCCGATCTTGCTTCTACAATCCTATATATCTTAGATCATTACGGTATAGAAGATGGAACAAAAGAGGTCAGTAGGAAATTAATTGTTGCAACTCCTAGAGATCTCACAGCTTTAATAAGTGGGATTAAAAGCAAAGCACAGCAAGTGAGCTCCATGTTACGGAATATAATGGAGGACATAGGAAAAGCCATTAAAGGCACATCGGCTGGCGATAAAGATAAGATATCTGTCACCAATGTGGATGTCAATGGAGATGAGATCTCCTTTGATTTTAAGGATGGAGGATCTACAAAAAAAATCAAAATTCCGAGTCATGGATTAGTCAAATTATTTAAAGATCTAGGGAAAATGTTAAATGATCTTGCTGGTACAGGCGTTATGGATATGGAGCTCGGTATGTCCGCAGTCTCTATTATACAATACGCACGCATGGTACAAGCAGGAAAAGGTAGTGAGGCTCAAGCTCTTTTTGACTTATTTTTAGATGGGAAAGAAATGGCTGAAATGACCTTAGGAACTGTTATCCAAGGTGTAGGAAAGAAATTCATTACAGATCAAGGGATTGATGGATTCCGATTAGAATCACTCATATCTAAGAAACTCATAAAAGCCTCTACAAAAGTTGGAGGAACTTTAGGAAAAGCATTTTTTAGATTAGGACAAATGTTAGAGCTTCCTATTCTTGAAGCTGTTGCTGGGGTCTGGAGTCTCTATACTAGTATAGAAGATCTACAACACGCCTCTTCACATAGTGATACGATGGCAGCACGTGTTCAAATAGCTTTCGATACTATTACTTTAGCATTAACAATATCTGCTGTTGCTGCTCCTGCTGCAATGTTAGCTGCAGGACCTATTGCTGCTATTGGCATGGGAGCTGCATCAATTGCTCGCAACATTGCTTTGACAGAAGAACGTCATAACGCTTGGAATGAATATAAACACTTCCTAGAAGAAGGCAGTGAACACATTGTAAACGCTTTCCCAGAAAGAGGATTGCTTGACTTCTCTGGGAATCATGTCTTGGGAAATATAGTTTTAGACCTAAGAAAAAATCCCCCTACTCTTACAGGAGATAGATCATATAATGCAAATAGATGGATTGGACATAAACCAGGATGGTCTGATTCACAAGTCAGAGAAAAGTTAAGTTACGCATTTAGTATTACTCCATATTATGCCCTAGCAAGAGGACATGCCAATAGCTTTTGGCCTTCTGAAGTTCCTAAAATCCCCGCGGGCATCTACAACACCATTATTCTTGGATACGGAATTACATATCAAGGAACTACTGAGGTTGTTTATCTCTCAAATAGAATAGTTTGGAAAGAAGCTGTCTTAGACCCAACATCTCGTTATTATGTACCCCCCTTAACAGCTAAAAAAGAAGAAAGTACGGTAATAACAGGAGATACACAAACGACTGTTATTCCTGTACGTCTTTTAGATAGTGATTCTCCAGAGAGAATAGCATACGCCTCACAATATAAAGATTATAAAATCACGATTAAAGGGGGCAAAGGAGGGATAACTGTTCAAATTGGTGGAGCGGGTTATTACAATATTACAGGGGCTCCGGGAGTTGAAAATGTAATTTCATTCCGTGGCATTCCACCTCCACTGGGTGTCAAATTTAATCTAGCGCAATTAGAGCAACCAGTTCCTCTAACAAGACCTAATGGCACAAGTACGGATATTTTAAAAATTCGACAAAAAGGAATTTCTACAGTCATTGGTTCTTCTGGAGGCCAAGATACTTTAACAGGAAATCGTGATACCAAATTCTATGTAAGCCCTGGAGGAGGAATTATATATTCTGGAGCAGGGAAAAACTGGTATTACATCCCTAAATTAGATAACAATCTTACTATTGTACTTACTTCGAACTCTACCGATCACGATCTTACACTCGGCATGAGCTCATTTGAACTACATTCTGGAGGAAATAATCTAAACTTATTAGGCCTCAATGGGGATAACAGCACCGGCATATATATTGAGAATGCAAATAAGAGCAGTTCATATGAACATTGGATAGGTCATTTTAAAGTCAAATTCTCTGATGGCATTACAGTTGAAGCTATAGAAAAACCTCTCCCAGGGAATAGTACGAACACTACTACTTTAGGCTTTACAAAATGTGATCAGTCTACCTGGGCATTAAAACATCCTGAAGAACCTGGATTCGTAGATAATATTGTGCGGTGGATGAAAAAATACCTCTGGTGGTTTGCTCCTGAAGTATCCATCGTTCAGCAGCACAGTCGCGTATCATATTATGACAACAAAAAGCTTTTTGTTTACAAACCCGATAAACATACCGAGCTAGATATTCGAGCTCAAGATGAGTTTGGGGCGGTGGTTGAAGGTGCTGTGGGTGCTTCTTATCTCCTATCTTCTCCACCAAATATCAAAACCAAATCCACTGAAATTGTACTAGCAGAAGACGGGGATGCTCCTCAATTAATTGATCTTGGCTTACTTGTTCCAAGTTTAATTAAGGCTAAAATGACAAGTAAGACATCCATAGATCTGGAAGTTTCTTCTCCAAGATATACAGTTCCTATGGTTTTAAGTTGGGATCCTGGAGATCCTCCTTGGAAAACAGTAATAGAAGTTAACTCGTATGTCCGACCAACTCTAGGGGAGTGGCATCGTAAAATCCAACAACATCCTGAACAAACCCACGTTCTTTATCACAGTAGCGTCCTAGTCCCAGAAAGATTAGAAGGTATACTGAGTTTAAACAACACAGTTACCTTGATGTTAAGTGAAGTAAATAAGACTAAAGAACATATTCTTGGGATCGAAAATAAAGGCGGGATAAATCTGAAGATATGGGGAACTCTCCATGCCGGGCATATTGAAGGTGCTATGATGAATCAAATATGGACAAGGTTTAGAAACTTTGCGTCCTTAAAAGTCTTCGATATCACAGTACCAGCCTATTCTATTAAATATCTTGATTTCCAAGGCAGCGACAAAAGTAGTGGAAACATCCTATTTAACAGCATACTAGAATCTAAATATCTTAAAGCAGATATCAAACCAAAAACGAAATTCTCTCATAACACATGGAGGTGGTATGACGAGGTTCAGATCTTCTCTACTTCATTAGAGCTTGAAGACTTCTATCGTTATCGCATTCATTCTGAAACACAAGAATTATCGCGATACTTGATGTACTCTCAAAAATTAGTGAGCATACAAAATAGAGATTTCATCTTAAAATTCTTCTTTGTTCGCGAAGGAAAGGGTGTAGGAGCTATACGTTTTGTATTTAAAAACTTCTTTAATGGATATCTGGATGGTATTTCTGAGAGAACATTAGAAAAAGAAGCTAAACCTTTGATGGCTTCAAATCCATATCAATTCATTGATCCAGGTTACCGAGATCACTTAGAGCTGACTTTAGGGAAAGAGACGTTTAACCTAGCCACAATGGTTAGAGAATACTGTTCGTATTCCTATATTCTACCGCTAGGAGAAGATGAACAGCGTCGTTTGACTATTCCTCGCCAATATTGGTCTTTAAACTTGTCTGTATTAACTTATACTATAGATGCTAACAAGATCAAAAATGGTCCAGAAAAGACCCTGCTCTTTTTCTCTGATGCAATGAAGGAATATAGACTTCCTTTAGCAACAATCTTGAAAAGTTCGTATTATTTAGATCCCGTAAGTGGAGACCTTTACATAACGCGAATAATAAGTAGTTGGAAGAATGAAGCGTTTGTCTTAACACTAAAAGAATTCAAACAGAATTGGGACATTTTCAAAGACATTGTTATCTTAGCACCCCACACAGAACTTACCACATCTACAGCAACAGCTCTGACATTTGTTGGTCCCGAGTTGCGTCATTTAGAAATTAACTTCCCCATGATGTTTGGAGACAAGAGATTCGAAGAAAGGATAGTTTCTAGAGCAAGCACAATATTCCCAACTAATGACCAAATCATACACTATGATCCTAGAGTTGACAAACAGTTCTATGCGTTATCAGATTACATGTTATGGAATCTTCGCGATAGAACTAAAGGCTCTTCTAAGCGCGCTAAAGCTTATGATAACTATTTACTAGCTTCGGCTATGCATTTATCTTCTAAAGAACCTAAGTGGAAAATTCCAGATAGCATGCTGGAATACGCTATTGGTTATTACAGAGTGCAAGTTCCTCAATGGGTACGTTCTCATATGCGCACGTATACACTTGTAAAAATGCCAAAAGGCAGTATTAAGATCTCATTAATCACAACACAAAACGATCTTTTTGATCGCAAACCTGGAGGAGGTTTTAACATTTACTTCTCCTTGCTCGGTTTAAATAAACACGTGAAAGCTCAAAGTGACAAACCTGGAGATATGTTACTCGATCTAGATAAAGATGTTATTCTTAAAGTGCAGAAGATCGATGAAAGCGAATATTCCAGGAAAAGAATTTATGTAGTTGCAGAAATTGCTACAGAAGAAGAGCGCAGATTAAGACCTAATTCACAGGTAATCGTCTTTCCTGGAGGGGAGAGGTTTAGATATAAAAGAAATGTGAGCGATAATAAAGAAGAAGAGAATGATGAAGAACAAGAAGAGGAAGAAGATGACGATGAAGAAAACGAAGATCAAGAGGATGACTTTAATTAG